CCTGAACACGATCGTTTAGATCGGCAATGGCTCGCGGCCCGCTTCCTTCGGCGTACATCGGCTCGCCGATGATCACAGTGATGACACCCTGCTTCTTCGCCCAACCGGTTTTCGGCCAGAACTTGCCGGCATTGTGAGCAATCGGCAGCACCGGAAGCGCGGCGTTGACCGCTAACGCGGTACCACCCCGAGAGAACTTGCCAATGGTGCCGTAAGGCACTCGCGTTCCTTCAGGGAAGATCAGCACCCAGACGCCATCTTTCAGCAGTTCATCGCCCTTCTTCGCCACATGCTTGAGCGCCGCTTTTGGGTTGTCACGGTCGATGGCGATCGGTCGCAACATGGCCATGGCCCAGCCAAAGAACGGCACAAACAGCAATGAGCGTTTCAGTACCTGGCTCAACGGCTCGAAGTAGGCCGAGAGGAAGAA
This DNA window, taken from Pseudomonas fluorescens NCIMB 11764, encodes the following:
- a CDS encoding lysophospholipid acyltransferase family protein; the protein is MSILQAIRTFLFYLLLGTSSLLWCSLSFFIAPFLPFKARYRFINVYWCRCALWLSKVFLGISYEVKGAENVPDQPCVIQSNHQSTWETFFLSAYFEPLSQVLKRSLLFVPFFGWAMAMLRPIAIDRDNPKAALKHVAKKGDELLKDGVWVLIFPEGTRVPYGTIGKFSRGGTALAVNAALPVLPIAHNAGKFWPKTGWAKKQGVITVIIGEPMYAEGSGPRAIADLNDRVQAWNEQMQRDMGSLPPAPQAPVANDQVAV